The region CCACCCGGGTGAGCAGTCCGCTGGCCGGGCCGATCACGATCACCGCGACGGAGACCCACAGCGGCCAAGGGGTCAAGCCGAGGACGTGGTCGACCGACCAGCGCCCGGGACCGGTGAGCGCCAGCACCGCGGAGACGACGACGAGGATCATCGGGTACTCGTAGCCGTCGTTCTGCACCCAGAGCCCGTTGTGCCACTTGACCGTGCCCGCGACCGTCATCACCCCCATGGCGGCCATCGCCGCCGCGGGACTGAGCAGACCGGCCGCCAGGAACAGGCCGGCGCCGACCTGGCTGCCGCCCGCAGCGAGCGCGGTGAGCCGGCCGCCGCGGAAGCCGTCGTGCCTGAACTCCTCGGTTCCGCCCGCCAAGCCGTTGCCCCCCAGCCAGAAGCTGACCTTCTGCACTCCATGCCCCGCGATGAGAAGACCCGCCACCAGCCGGAGCACCAACAGTCCGGTATCCACTACGTTCCTGCCTGTTCCTGACGTTCCGTCAATGGCCTGAGTGAAGAGGTCAGCCGGCCGCGTGAGCGCCGATGACCGCCTGGGCGTAGACGAGGCCGAGGCCGTAGGCGCCGCCGTGCTCCTTGACCACGTCGCCCACGGCGGCGTACGTCTCGGTGCGAGCCCAGTCGCGCTGGAGCTCCAGCAGCACCTGCACCCAGGTCACCGGGACCGCGCCGCCCTGGACCATGCGCTGGATCGCGTGCTCGTGGGCCTGCGGGCTGACACCGCCGGACGCGTCGGTGACCACGTAGACCTCGTAGCCCTGGGCGATGGCGGAGAGCGCCGGCAGGACGACGCATACCTCGGTCCACAGGCCGGCGATGACGAGCTTCTTGCGGCCGGTCGCCTTGACCGCCTCGACGAAGGCGAGGTCCTCCCAGGCGTTCATCGTGCTGCGGTCGATGATCTTCTTCTCGGGGAAGACGGCCGCCAGCTGCGGCATGATCGGACCGGAGAAGGACTCGGCGGCCACCGTGCTCAGCACGACCGGCACGTCGAACACCCTTGCGGACTTCGCCAGGCCCAAGGTGGAGTTGATGATGGCGGTGCGATCGCCGCTGCCCGTGCCGAAGAACATCTGCGGCTGGTGGTCCACGAACAACACCGCGCAGTTGTCCGGGGTGAGCAGGTCCGGGCTGGGGGCGGCGGTGACCTCGGCGATGTTGGCCATGAGAGTGAGCCTTTCCATGTGCGACGTGATCGCGGACGGACGTCCGGTGGTGAGAGCAACCGTCCGGTGGACGGCGCGAGTTGGGGTGGTGTCCCGGGAGGGGCGGCTCATGGCCGGCCCCTCCCGGGAGATCAGAGCGAGAAGCAGGGGTCGAAGAACGAGCTCGCGGATTCGGGGGTGAGCCCTCGTCGGGCGCGCCACTGGCGGTGCTGCTCCGACTCGGCGACGGCCTGTCCGAGCAGTTCGGCCTGGCGGGCGCCCGACAGGCCCGTGCCGGGCGAGGCCTGGTAGCCGCCGAAGTGCGCCACCGGGCTCCACTCGGGGCTGACCGGCGGCAGCTCCTCGTCCAGGCCCTCGTACTCGGCGGTGGCATAGACGATCCGGCCGCCGACTACCGTCAGCAGGGACTCGATGTGCGCGATGTCCGGCTCGGGCACGGTGAAGTAGTCCTCGGACAGGACGGCCAGGTCTCCGAAGCAGCCCGGCCGCAGGATGCCCTTGAGTCCCTCCTCGCCGCTCAGCGCGGCACCCGCTTCGGTGAACATCGCCAGCGCGGTCCGGCGGTCCACCCGGTTGTGCGGCGGGCGGACGACCAGGTCTCCGACGGTGCGGCCGGTGACCAGCCAGTGCAGGGCGACCCAGGGGTTGTAGGTGGAGACCCGGGTGGCGTCGGTGCCGGCGCCGACGGTCAGGCCGCGTTCCAGCATGGCCCGGATCGGCGGGGCGTCCGCGGCGGCACCGGGACCGTAGCGGCGTACGAACGCCTCGCCCTGGAAGGACAGCCGGTTCTGCACGGACATGGCGCCGCCGAGGGCGGCGATGCGGTCCAGGCTGTCCGCGGAGACGGTTTCCGCATGGTCGAACAGCCACCTGTTTCCGGCCGGGAAGAGCCCCTCCGCGGCGAGCTTCTCGAACACCGCGAGGTCCCTGCGGATGGTCTCGTCATAGGTGGCGTGCAGCCGGAAACCCCAGCCGCTCTCCATGAGGAGGCGCACGGCCTTCTCGAATTCCGCCTCGTAGTCGCCGTGTTCCGGGCGCGGCTGGGCGAAGTTCTCGAAATCCGCCGCCGCCCAGGTGAGGTTCTCGCCCGCGCCGTTGAGGCGCAGCCATTCGTCCCCGTCCTCGGGGTCGGCCATTTCGATCCAGCGGGTCAGGTCGTCGATTTCCTGACCGGCGGTCTGCGGGAAGAGGTGGTAGGCGATGCGCAGCGACAGTTGACCCGTCTTCGCCAGTTCGACGACGGTGCTGTAGTTGTCGGGGAAGTTCTGGAATCCCCCGGCCGCGTCGATCGCCGATGTGAGTCCGAACCTGTTCAGTTCCCGCAGGAAGTGACGGGTGGAGGTCTTCTTGTCCTCGCCCTCCAGCACCGGGGCCTTGGCCAGGGTCGAGTAGAGGATCAGGGCGCTGGGTGCGGCCAGCAGCATGCCCGTGGGTTCACCGTCCCTGCCCCGTACTATCTGACCGCCTCTGGGGTCGGGGGTGTCCCGCGTGAATCCGGCGGCCTTGAGCGCCGCCCGGTTGAGGACCGCCGACTGGTACAGGTGCAGGACGAACACCGGGGTGTCCGGCGCGGCGGCGTTCAGCTCGGCGACGGTCGGCAGCCGCCGTTCGGCGAACTGCTCGGCCGACCATCCGCCCACAACCCGCACCCACTGGCCCTTGGGCGTGCGTGCGGCCTGCTCACGCAGCATCGCCAGGCCCTGGCGCAGCGTGGAGACACCGTCCCAGCGCAATTCCAGTACGTAGTTGAGCCCGCCTCGGATGACATGCAGGTGCGCGTCGTTGAGGCCGGGTATCAGTCGGCGGCCCAGGGCGTCGACCACCTTCGTCGCCGGGCCGACCTGGGGAGCGACGTCGTTGTCGTCGCCGACAACCGTGATGACACCGTCGCGGACGGCGATCGCTTCGGCCTGTGGGCGGACCGGGTCTCCGGTGTGGATCTTCGCGTTGCGGACGACCAGGTCCGCGGCGTCGTCGGTGGCGCGGGGAACCAGCCCACCGACCGGCATCGTGGACACCTTTCGACAACCTCCTGCGGGATGAACGGCGTCGATTTCATCGAATCGACTTTCCATGTGAACGACAGCGGCGGGTGGAAGAGAACCGGGGATGCGCGTTACCGCGCCCACGCTGAACCGACGCACCGATCCGAATTGCGGGTGGGATTTCTACGCGATGCACAGGTCCAGACCCAGGCGCCCCGCGACTGCTTCGCCGCCAGGCTATTTCGAGCCGAAGTGCCCCTGTATCCCGGCAGTGCACTGGCTGCGTCCCGACAGTGCACTGCCTCTCCGTGCACCCTGAGGCCAAGTCCGGTGCGCTCGTGGATAATTTCCACCGCCTCTGTTCCGGCCGTTCGCGGGCCGTGGGGAGTCGGCCGTGCGACGTGGGCAACGAACTGTGGGCATTGGCCGAGCCGTTGCTCCGCGTCCGTCACTCGGAGCCCGCAGGGATCCGAAGTGCCGATCTCCTCGCGATACTTGCCCTCGGGAGCGTCCGCTTCACCGGCGAAGACACCGCCCAATGACGCGGGCCCAAGCCGGGATTGGCCGCGAACCGGCAATCGAAACACACCCGTCCCGGCCGCAGGCCGAGGCGAGGGTTGCTGTGTCACAAGGCGCCTTCCTGCATCTTCTCCAGGAAGCGCGACGTCTCGTCCCACAACTCGCGCTGGATGTCAGCGCCCCGGCCCGGCGGCGGACACTGCAATGGCCTTGCATCCTTCACTGAGTAGTAGCCGCCGGTGAGAGTGGCGAAGGCCGGATCCGTGGCCAGCCGGACGATGATGCCGGCCCCGCGCCGGGGGTCCCCGATGCCCGCGCGGGTGAGCACCGTTGCCAGGACGTTGGCTCCTGGCAGATCCCGTCCGAGACCAGTGGCATTGAAGCCCGGGTCGCAGGAGGTATTGATGAGGTACCTCAACATTAAGCTGCGCAAGGAGTTCGGATGGGCGACACGGTGGGACCCGAAGAGTTGGGAATGCGCTTCTTGACCTTGTCGCATCGGGTGCGGCGGGTCGTCGACGACCGGATGGCCGACGGAGGGCTTTCCCTGGCGCGGACCAAGCTGCTGCAGGTGCTCGCCGAACAAGGCCCGACCCGCCAGTCGTCGCTGGCCCTACAACTCGGCTTCGCCGCACGCACGGTCACGGAGGCGGTGGACGGCCTCGAACGTGACGGCCTCGTGGAACGGAGCCCCGATCCGACCGATCGTCGGGCCAAGCTCGTCAACATCACCGACGCGGGGAACACGGCGTTCATCGCCGCCAGTCGGGCGGGCGGACAGGTGCTCCGGGACATCTTCGGGGTCCTCGCCGGCGATGAGCGCGAGACGCTGGCCGGTCTCCTCGAGCTGATCGACAGAGCCACCTGATCCTGATGCACGCCGATAGTGCAGTTCGTCACACCGAGATGTTCGCCGGCCGCCGATTGCCCGGCGCCGTCACGGATCAGGCGATCAACCCCGAGGTGGAGCGCTGTGTCGCGAAGCGTGCCAGTGCGACGATCGTCGAGATCGAGGGCGCGTCGCACGCCGTGACCGTGTCCCAGCCCAAGGAGGTCGCTGATCTCATCCGCGACGCGGTACGCGCGACGAGCTGACAAGGCGGCTGGCGGAACGGCGGCAGCGCGGACGGAGTCTCTGTACGGTGTCCGTCCGCGCGGCCTTTTCGTCTTTGTCCAGGGCGGGGATCCCGACGCGGGCCTGGTCACCGACGTGGCACCGTGATCACGACGGCCAGGACCGCCAGTAGCGCACCGGCAAGTAGCGCGGGTGCCGGGGACCAGGTGGCCAACAGGACACCTGCCGAGGCGACGGGAAACGGTGCCCGCTCTGCCATGTTCCTTTGGTGTGGCCGGAGGTGCACCGCCCAGACCGTGATCAGGAAGACCGCTGCCGGAACAGTGACCGCGGCTCCGGCAGCCATCGGCGAGGCCCCGGTGTGCCGAGTGACGTGGTCGGCGTACGCGGCCAGGCCGGCGCCCTCGGCGGTCGCCGAGGCGAAGATCAGGTAGTGACCGTAGGCCCAGGGGAATCTCCTGCGGTGGGCCTGGTGCGTCGTGGCCAGCAGGGTGTGCGCGGGTCTGGCGAAGTACAGCCACCACATGGCGTAGGCCATGAGCAGGCCACCGGCCGCCAGTGCGTACAGCGAACCGGTGCCGTGGTGCCGGTCGAAGGCGCTACGGACGGCGACGGTGGCGGCCGCGACGGACTCGCCGAGGACGATGAGGGTGAACAGTTCGTAGCGCTCAGCGATGTGGTGCGGATGCCAGGGCGTCATCCCGGCGGACTGTGCCCATACGGGAACGGACACTTCGGCCGCGATCATCACCACGATGCCGGGCAGCCGCACCGGCGCCGGGAGGAAGAGCAGCCCCACCCAGCCGAACTGACACGCCGTGACCCCGGCGGCGAAGCGCAGCGTGGTGCTCCGCCGGGCAGGGTCGGACAGCGCGGCGCGCAGCCAGAGCGCGGCCAGCGCCGTACGCAGCAGGACGTAGCCGAGTGTGATGACGTGCAGATCTCCGTCCTCGAACGCGCGGCGCACGCCGGCGGCGAGGACCAGGGAGCCGGTGATCTGGGCCAGCACTGTCAGCCGGTACGGGATGTCGTCCGGGTCGTAGGCGGAGGCGAACCAGGTGAAGTTCATCCACGCCCACCAGACGGTGAAGAAGACCAGCGCGAAGCGCAGGACTCCGGTGGCGTAGTCCCCCTCCGTCAGCGCCCCGTGCAGGCTCGTGGACGCCTGCGCCACCGCGACGACGAAGCACAGGTCGGAGAAGAGCTCCAGCGAGGTGGCGGACCTGTGCGGCTCGCCGGGGTTGCGGCCCACCATGGTGCGCCACCGCCTGGCACCCGGGTCCGCCTCCATGGTCGGGGCGCGGTTCAGCGGAGGGCTCCCAGGGCCGCCTCGATCGTCCGGTGGAAGGTGGGATAGGTGTAGATCATGTGCTGAAGCCGGTCGACGGGTACCTCGGCATGGACGGCCACGTTCAGCCCGTAAAGCACCTCGCCTCCCGCCGGCCCCGCCGAGGTCGCGCCGATCAGCACGCCCCGGTCGGCGTCCTCGACGAGCTTGATGAACCCCTCGTTGCCCGGCCCGTGGATCCAGCCGCGCGTGGAGGAGGCGATGGTCACCACGCTGGTGCGCACGCGCAGCCCCCGCTCCCGCGCCTGGCGCTCCGTCAGTCCCACCGCGCCGATCTCCGGATCGGTGAAGGTGACACGGGGCAACGCCCGGTAGTCGGCGTCGGGACCGGGTTGCCCGAGGATGTCCCGGACGGCGATCTCCGCCTGGTACATCGACATGTGCGTGAAGGCTCCCCGGCCGGTGATGTCGCCGATCGCCCACAACCCCTCGCCGGCCCGCATCCGCCCGTCCGTGGGCACAGCTCCCGCCGTCGGATCGAGCCCCACCGTGTCGACCCCCAGGGGGGTCAGGTCGGCGTGGCGTCCGGTGGCGACCAGAAGCCGTTCGGCACTGAGCAGTTGCTCATCACCGTCAAGGCGGACGGTGAACGCGGTGCCGTCATGGCTGACTTGCCGCGCCCGTGCGCCCGTGAAGACGCTGACGCCGTCCGCCCGCAGCGCCTCCGCGGCCAACTCCCCCGCTTCCGGCTCCTCCTGCGCCAGCAGCCGGTCCTGCCCCTCGATCACTGTGACCGCGCACTTGAAACGGGCGAAGACCTGGGCGAGTTCGACGCCGATGGCGCCCCCACCGAGCACCAGCATCGACGCGGGCAGCTCCTTGGCAGCCACGGCGTCCCGGCTGGTCCAGTACGGCGTTCCTTCCAGACCCGGGACTGCGGGGATCCGCGGCCGGGTGCCGGTGGCCAGGACGACACCGCGCCGGGCCTCGAACGTGCGGTCCCCGACCATCAGCTGGCGCGGCCCGACGAGACGCCCCCTCCCCCGCACGAGCCGCCCGCCCTTCGCCGCGAAGCGGTCCGCGGCCACCTGGTCGTTCCAGTCGTCGGTGGCCTCGTCGCGGATACGTCCGGCGACCCTGGTCCAGTCCGGACTCACCACCGCCTCACCGGCGAGGGCGGGAACCCGGCCCGCCTCGGCGAGCAGGTTCCCGGCCCGGATCATCATCTTGCTGGGCACACAAGCCCAGTACGGACATTCGCCCCCGACAAGTTCCGCCTCGACCCCCACGACGTCCAGTCCCGCTTCGGCCAGCGTGCCGGCGACGTATTCGCCGCCCGGCCCCAGCCCGACGACCACCACATCCGCCTGCTCGTTCGCGC is a window of Streptomyces sp. NBC_00271 DNA encoding:
- a CDS encoding DoxX family protein gives rise to the protein MDTGLLVLRLVAGLLIAGHGVQKVSFWLGGNGLAGGTEEFRHDGFRGGRLTALAAGGSQVGAGLFLAAGLLSPAAAMAAMGVMTVAGTVKWHNGLWVQNDGYEYPMILVVVSAVLALTGPGRWSVDHVLGLTPWPLWVSVAVIVIGPASGLLTRVVLHRPPAPGRRPPHVQAAD
- a CDS encoding hydrolase, whose translation is MANIAEVTAAPSPDLLTPDNCAVLFVDHQPQMFFGTGSGDRTAIINSTLGLAKSARVFDVPVVLSTVAAESFSGPIMPQLAAVFPEKKIIDRSTMNAWEDLAFVEAVKATGRKKLVIAGLWTEVCVVLPALSAIAQGYEVYVVTDASGGVSPQAHEHAIQRMVQGGAVPVTWVQVLLELQRDWARTETYAAVGDVVKEHGGAYGLGLVYAQAVIGAHAAG
- a CDS encoding amidohydrolase; this translates as MPVGGLVPRATDDAADLVVRNAKIHTGDPVRPQAEAIAVRDGVITVVGDDNDVAPQVGPATKVVDALGRRLIPGLNDAHLHVIRGGLNYVLELRWDGVSTLRQGLAMLREQAARTPKGQWVRVVGGWSAEQFAERRLPTVAELNAAAPDTPVFVLHLYQSAVLNRAALKAAGFTRDTPDPRGGQIVRGRDGEPTGMLLAAPSALILYSTLAKAPVLEGEDKKTSTRHFLRELNRFGLTSAIDAAGGFQNFPDNYSTVVELAKTGQLSLRIAYHLFPQTAGQEIDDLTRWIEMADPEDGDEWLRLNGAGENLTWAAADFENFAQPRPEHGDYEAEFEKAVRLLMESGWGFRLHATYDETIRRDLAVFEKLAAEGLFPAGNRWLFDHAETVSADSLDRIAALGGAMSVQNRLSFQGEAFVRRYGPGAAADAPPIRAMLERGLTVGAGTDATRVSTYNPWVALHWLVTGRTVGDLVVRPPHNRVDRRTALAMFTEAGAALSGEEGLKGILRPGCFGDLAVLSEDYFTVPEPDIAHIESLLTVVGGRIVYATAEYEGLDEELPPVSPEWSPVAHFGGYQASPGTGLSGARQAELLGQAVAESEQHRQWRARRGLTPESASSFFDPCFSL
- a CDS encoding MarR family winged helix-turn-helix transcriptional regulator — protein: MGDTVGPEELGMRFLTLSHRVRRVVDDRMADGGLSLARTKLLQVLAEQGPTRQSSLALQLGFAARTVTEAVDGLERDGLVERSPDPTDRRAKLVNITDAGNTAFIAASRAGGQVLRDIFGVLAGDERETLAGLLELIDRAT
- a CDS encoding low temperature requirement protein A; this encodes MVGRNPGEPHRSATSLELFSDLCFVVAVAQASTSLHGALTEGDYATGVLRFALVFFTVWWAWMNFTWFASAYDPDDIPYRLTVLAQITGSLVLAAGVRRAFEDGDLHVITLGYVLLRTALAALWLRAALSDPARRSTTLRFAAGVTACQFGWVGLLFLPAPVRLPGIVVMIAAEVSVPVWAQSAGMTPWHPHHIAERYELFTLIVLGESVAAATVAVRSAFDRHHGTGSLYALAAGGLLMAYAMWWLYFARPAHTLLATTHQAHRRRFPWAYGHYLIFASATAEGAGLAAYADHVTRHTGASPMAAGAAVTVPAAVFLITVWAVHLRPHQRNMAERAPFPVASAGVLLATWSPAPALLAGALLAVLAVVITVPRR
- a CDS encoding dihydrolipoyl dehydrogenase family protein translates to MSANEQADVVVVGLGPGGEYVAGTLAEAGLDVVGVEAELVGGECPYWACVPSKMMIRAGNLLAEAGRVPALAGEAVVSPDWTRVAGRIRDEATDDWNDQVAADRFAAKGGRLVRGRGRLVGPRQLMVGDRTFEARRGVVLATGTRPRIPAVPGLEGTPYWTSRDAVAAKELPASMLVLGGGAIGVELAQVFARFKCAVTVIEGQDRLLAQEEPEAGELAAEALRADGVSVFTGARARQVSHDGTAFTVRLDGDEQLLSAERLLVATGRHADLTPLGVDTVGLDPTAGAVPTDGRMRAGEGLWAIGDITGRGAFTHMSMYQAEIAVRDILGQPGPDADYRALPRVTFTDPEIGAVGLTERQARERGLRVRTSVVTIASSTRGWIHGPGNEGFIKLVEDADRGVLIGATSAGPAGGEVLYGLNVAVHAEVPVDRLQHMIYTYPTFHRTIEAALGALR